A region from the Serinibacter arcticus genome encodes:
- a CDS encoding GntR family transcriptional regulator, translated as MFDGPDPLYVQIARHVRDQVLAGDLGEEEQVMSTTQFATTYRINPATAAKAFAGLVEEGVLYKRRGLGMFVAPGAREALLAKDRETYVRDVLDPAIDAALRLGLTAEALRERITTRMGEQR; from the coding sequence ATGTTCGACGGACCCGATCCGCTGTACGTGCAGATCGCCAGGCACGTGCGCGACCAGGTGCTCGCCGGCGACCTCGGAGAGGAGGAGCAGGTCATGTCCACGACCCAGTTCGCCACGACCTACCGCATCAACCCGGCCACCGCCGCCAAGGCGTTCGCCGGCCTCGTCGAGGAGGGCGTGCTCTACAAGCGCCGCGGCCTCGGCATGTTCGTCGCCCCCGGCGCCCGCGAGGCGCTGCTGGCGAAGGACCGCGAGACCTACGTCCGCGACGTCCTCGACCCCGCGATCGACGCAGCCCTGCGCCTCGGCCTGACCGCCGAGGCCCTGCGCGAGCGCATCACCACCCGGATGGGGGAGCAGCGATGA
- the smpB gene encoding SsrA-binding protein SmpB, whose protein sequence is MKNAERAARSAAAKGDRPVKTVVARNKKARHDYHIDDTYEAGISLTGTEVKSLRAGRASLVDGFVLIDRGEAWLEGVHIAEYAEGTWTNHAPRRKRKLLLHRAEIDKLAGKIGEKGYTIIPLELYFLGSHAKVEIALARGKKEWDKRQTLREKQDMREAHRAMRTRELV, encoded by the coding sequence ATGAAGAACGCCGAGCGCGCCGCTCGGTCGGCCGCCGCGAAGGGGGACCGTCCGGTCAAGACCGTGGTGGCCCGCAACAAGAAGGCGCGCCACGACTACCACATCGACGACACCTACGAGGCGGGGATCTCCCTGACCGGCACGGAGGTGAAGTCGCTGCGCGCCGGACGCGCGTCCCTGGTGGACGGCTTCGTGCTGATCGACCGCGGCGAGGCCTGGCTCGAGGGCGTGCACATCGCCGAGTACGCCGAGGGCACCTGGACCAACCACGCCCCGCGACGCAAGCGCAAGCTGCTGCTGCACCGCGCGGAGATCGACAAGCTCGCCGGCAAGATCGGTGAGAAGGGCTACACGATCATCCCGCTCGAGCTGTACTTCCTGGGCAGCCACGCCAAGGTCGAGATCGCGCTCGCGCGCGGTAAGAAGGAGTGGGACAAGCGTCAGACCCTGCGGGAGAAGCAGGACATGCGCGAGGCGCACCGCGCCATGCGCACCCGCGAGCTCGTCTGA
- a CDS encoding DUF2207 domain-containing protein, giving the protein MPLVRRLTAAVALAGALVLGSAVTAAADSDDWRITRYDLTAELEPDGGARVTIDLDFDFGPDDDAHGPYLSIVERQEIEGDPDRYRVLEVSDIEVTSSTGAPTDLLVEREDGFVVVRVGSESVEIGDVQSYTLSYHVDSLATPGESAADPDAVIWNVIGLGWEVPLEDVSVRLVAPEPVSSLRCLPGGVGSTRVCDGATTPGDVGVTVEQSRLDPGQGLTVAALYPADTFPTASVAYAPRRTWGNAFTVSPVTGTVGAVAAVGGVGAVLLTRRRRRDATADTPGFLEGAGPPETPCPRASAPSRPRGSPPASSGR; this is encoded by the coding sequence GTGCCCCTGGTCCGCCGCCTGACCGCCGCCGTCGCCCTCGCCGGGGCCCTCGTCCTGGGCTCGGCCGTCACCGCCGCTGCAGACTCCGACGACTGGCGGATCACGCGCTACGACCTGACCGCCGAGCTCGAGCCCGACGGCGGGGCCCGCGTCACGATCGACCTGGACTTCGACTTCGGTCCCGACGACGACGCGCACGGTCCCTACCTCAGCATCGTCGAGCGCCAGGAGATCGAGGGCGATCCCGACCGCTACCGCGTGCTCGAGGTCAGCGACATCGAGGTCACCAGCAGCACGGGCGCCCCGACCGACCTGCTCGTCGAGCGCGAGGACGGCTTCGTCGTCGTGCGCGTGGGCAGCGAGAGCGTGGAGATCGGTGACGTCCAGAGCTACACCCTCAGCTACCACGTGGACTCGTTGGCGACGCCGGGGGAGTCCGCCGCCGATCCCGACGCCGTGATCTGGAACGTGATCGGGCTCGGGTGGGAGGTGCCGCTGGAGGACGTCAGCGTCCGCCTGGTCGCCCCCGAGCCCGTCAGCTCGCTGAGGTGCCTGCCCGGCGGCGTCGGCTCGACACGGGTCTGCGACGGCGCGACGACGCCCGGCGACGTCGGCGTCACCGTCGAGCAGAGCCGCCTCGACCCCGGTCAGGGCCTCACCGTCGCCGCGCTGTACCCCGCTGACACCTTCCCGACGGCGAGCGTCGCCTACGCGCCCCGTCGCACCTGGGGCAACGCCTTCACCGTCTCGCCCGTCACCGGCACGGTCGGCGCGGTGGCCGCCGTCGGCGGGGTGGGGGCTGTGCTGCTGACGCGTCGTCGCCGTCGTGACGCCACCGCGGACACGCCGGGCTTCCTCGAGGGGGCGGGGCCGCCGGAGACGCCGTGCCCGAGGGCTTCCGCACCGAGCCGCCCGCGGGGGTCCCCGCCGGCGAGTTCGGGACGCTGA
- the prfB gene encoding peptide chain release factor 2, with product MATDFTAEITSLRGTLNQISLVSDPDKLRATIAELEAAASAPDLWDDPEKAQGVTSRLSHAQADLERLTKFADRIDDLEALVELAAEEDDAASLAEAETELVQIHKVLGELEVRTLLAGEYDAREAVVSIRSGAGGVDAADFAEMLLRMYLRWAERHGYPTSVLDTSYAEEAGLKSATFEVKAPYAFGTLSVEAGTHRLVRISPFDNQGRRQTSFAAVEVIPLIEQTDHIEIPENEIRVDVFRSSGPGGQSVNTTDSAVRLTHIPTGVVVSMQNEKSQIQNRAAAMRVLQSRLLLLRQEQENAKKKELAGDVKASWGDQMRSYVLQPYQMVKDLRTEHESGNPSAVFDGDIDDFIDAGIRWRRQQQTAAEQG from the coding sequence GTGGCCACCGACTTCACCGCCGAGATCACCTCGCTCCGCGGCACCCTGAACCAGATCTCGCTCGTCAGCGACCCCGACAAGCTGCGCGCGACGATCGCCGAGCTCGAGGCGGCCGCCTCAGCGCCCGACCTGTGGGACGACCCCGAGAAGGCGCAGGGCGTCACCAGCCGGCTGAGCCACGCCCAGGCCGACCTCGAGCGCCTCACCAAGTTCGCCGATCGCATCGACGACCTCGAGGCCCTCGTCGAGCTGGCCGCCGAGGAGGACGACGCCGCGTCGCTCGCCGAGGCGGAGACGGAGCTCGTCCAGATCCACAAGGTCCTCGGCGAGCTCGAGGTCCGCACGCTGCTGGCGGGGGAGTACGACGCCCGCGAGGCCGTCGTCTCCATCCGTTCCGGCGCCGGCGGCGTGGACGCCGCCGACTTCGCCGAGATGCTCCTGCGCATGTACCTGCGCTGGGCCGAGCGCCACGGCTACCCGACGTCCGTGCTCGACACCTCCTACGCGGAGGAGGCGGGACTGAAGTCCGCGACCTTCGAGGTCAAGGCGCCGTACGCGTTCGGCACGCTGAGCGTCGAGGCCGGTACCCACCGCCTCGTGCGCATCTCGCCGTTCGACAACCAGGGTCGTCGCCAGACCTCGTTCGCCGCGGTCGAGGTCATCCCGCTCATCGAGCAGACCGACCACATCGAGATCCCCGAGAACGAGATCAGGGTCGACGTCTTCCGCTCGTCCGGCCCCGGCGGCCAGTCGGTCAACACGACCGACTCCGCGGTGCGCCTCACCCACATCCCGACCGGTGTCGTCGTGTCGATGCAGAACGAGAAGTCCCAGATCCAGAACCGCGCCGCCGCGATGCGCGTGCTCCAGTCGCGCCTCCTCCTGCTGCGCCAGGAGCAGGAGAACGCGAAGAAGAAGGAGCTCGCGGGCGACGTCAAGGCGTCCTGGGGCGACCAGATGCGCTCCTACGTGCTGCAGCCGTACCAGATGGTCAAGGACCTGCGCACGGAGCACGAGTCCGGCAACCCCTCGGCCGTGTTCGACGGCGACATCGACGACTTCATCGACGCCGGGATCCGCTGGCGTCGGCAGCAGCAGACCGCGGCGGAGCAGGGCTGA
- the ftsE gene encoding cell division ATP-binding protein FtsE has protein sequence MIRFDKVSKVYKRGARPALDRVSLEVERGEFVFLVGASGSGKSTFLRLVLREERATSGRVHVAGREITTLSQWKVPGLRRQIGVVFQDFRLLQNKTVFENVAFAQQVIGRPRHTIAREVPEVLELVKLAGKGKRLPHELSGGEQQRVAIARAIVNRPSILLADEPTGNLDPATSAGIMRLLDRINSTGTTVVMATHDEVIVDQMRKRVVQLVDGEVVRDEAEGRYVLQPDPAATGATGATGSGATENGPTTQERTA, from the coding sequence GTGATTCGTTTCGACAAGGTCTCCAAGGTCTACAAGCGAGGGGCTCGCCCCGCGCTGGACCGCGTGTCCCTGGAGGTGGAGCGCGGGGAGTTCGTCTTCCTCGTCGGTGCCTCCGGTTCGGGCAAGTCCACGTTCCTCCGCCTCGTGCTGCGGGAGGAGCGCGCGACCTCCGGCCGCGTGCACGTCGCCGGCCGCGAGATCACCACGCTCTCGCAGTGGAAGGTCCCCGGGCTGCGCCGCCAGATCGGCGTCGTGTTCCAGGACTTCCGGCTGCTGCAGAACAAGACCGTGTTCGAGAACGTCGCCTTCGCCCAGCAGGTCATCGGCCGACCGCGCCACACCATCGCGCGCGAGGTCCCCGAGGTCCTCGAGCTCGTGAAGCTCGCGGGCAAGGGCAAGCGTCTGCCGCACGAGCTCTCCGGCGGCGAGCAGCAGCGCGTCGCGATCGCGCGCGCCATCGTCAACAGGCCGAGCATCCTCCTGGCCGACGAGCCGACCGGAAACCTCGACCCCGCGACGTCGGCAGGCATCATGCGCCTGCTCGACCGCATCAACTCCACCGGCACCACGGTCGTCATGGCCACGCACGACGAGGTGATCGTCGACCAGATGCGCAAGCGCGTCGTCCAGCTCGTCGACGGCGAGGTCGTGCGTGACGAGGCCGAGGGCCGCTACGTGCTCCAGCCCGACCCGGCCGCGACCGGCGCCACCGGCGCCACCGGCAGCGGCGCGACCGAGAACGGCCCGACCACGCAGGAGCGCACCGCATGA
- a CDS encoding DUF2207 domain-containing protein — protein sequence MPEGFRTEPPAGVPAGEFGTLIDERAQTHDVVAVLLDLAVRGVIHIEVVPATVDGDDEDGDDLAGDDLDPDDRDPDDRDPDDRDFQLVRAPGPHDLRPYERTLVEGIFGDEDVVLVSLASGEIAAAIAQAQKDLDDAVTEQGWFAGSPRRVRGRWYLAGIGLILAGLVGTAALALTVGWGLVGIAVLAVGIVTTAVAGSMPTRTARGSELTREAREFERFLTDVTSETPAWAAGSERLVPSVFEAYLPYAVALRLEQRWTDAFAGAVRRGELVQPVWFTSPAYLAYPGVWAMGDLGRSLGDLTSGVASATTVTAPGSGSSGGATWSGSVGGGVGGGGGGGW from the coding sequence GTGCCCGAGGGCTTCCGCACCGAGCCGCCCGCGGGGGTCCCCGCCGGCGAGTTCGGGACGCTGATCGACGAGCGCGCCCAGACCCACGACGTCGTGGCCGTGCTGCTCGACCTCGCCGTGCGCGGGGTGATCCACATCGAGGTCGTGCCGGCGACCGTCGACGGCGACGACGAGGACGGCGATGACCTGGCCGGCGACGACCTCGACCCCGACGACCGCGACCCCGACGACCGCGACCCCGACGACCGCGACTTCCAGCTGGTTCGCGCCCCCGGGCCCCACGACCTGCGCCCCTACGAGCGCACCCTCGTCGAGGGCATCTTCGGCGACGAGGACGTGGTCCTGGTCAGCCTCGCCTCCGGCGAGATCGCCGCGGCGATCGCGCAGGCGCAGAAGGATCTCGACGACGCCGTGACCGAGCAGGGCTGGTTCGCCGGGAGCCCGCGCCGGGTCCGCGGGCGCTGGTACCTCGCCGGGATCGGCCTGATCCTGGCCGGCCTCGTCGGGACGGCCGCGCTCGCGCTGACGGTCGGCTGGGGTCTGGTGGGGATCGCGGTGCTCGCCGTCGGCATCGTCACGACGGCGGTGGCCGGCTCCATGCCGACCCGCACCGCGCGGGGGAGCGAGCTGACCCGCGAGGCCCGCGAGTTCGAGCGGTTCCTCACCGACGTGACCTCCGAGACGCCCGCCTGGGCCGCCGGGAGCGAGCGCCTCGTCCCGAGCGTGTTCGAGGCGTACCTGCCCTACGCCGTCGCACTTCGCCTCGAGCAGCGCTGGACGGACGCCTTCGCGGGCGCGGTCAGGCGTGGCGAGCTCGTCCAGCCGGTCTGGTTCACCTCGCCGGCCTACCTCGCCTACCCGGGCGTCTGGGCGATGGGCGACCTCGGCCGCTCGCTCGGCGACCTCACCTCCGGCGTCGCCTCCGCCACGACGGTCACCGCCCCGGGCTCCGGCTCGAGCGGCGGCGCCACCTGGTCGGGTTCGGTGGGTGGCGGGGTCGGCGGCGGAGGTGGCGGCGGCTGGTAG
- a CDS encoding ABC transporter ATP-binding protein, translating to MSITTRALTKHYDDVTALDAVDLEIRSGAITGLLGRNGAGKSTLLALAAGFDRPTSGEILVDGEDPFDNAVTMADTQLVREGGDVFDTEKVRDTFAYYADLREHWDADAARSLADAFELDVQQKVAHLSRGQTSMVGAIIGLAARAPITLLDETYIGMDAPNRQTFYDALLADYAAHPRTIVISSHLISEVERMFEDVVILDAGRVLVAGDADDVRAGGLSLTGRASDLERLVGTREVLARRDLGPTAQLTVRTAAGDDGATLAALAREQGIDVGGVSLQDLFVDLTRRSPKEES from the coding sequence ATGAGCATCACGACTCGAGCCCTGACCAAGCACTACGACGACGTCACCGCCCTCGACGCCGTCGACCTCGAGATCCGCTCGGGCGCCATCACCGGCCTGCTCGGCCGCAACGGCGCAGGCAAGTCCACGTTGCTCGCGCTCGCCGCGGGCTTCGACCGCCCGACGTCCGGCGAGATCCTGGTCGACGGCGAGGACCCGTTCGACAACGCCGTCACCATGGCGGACACCCAGCTCGTGCGCGAGGGCGGTGACGTCTTCGACACCGAGAAGGTGCGCGACACGTTCGCCTACTACGCGGACCTGCGCGAGCACTGGGACGCCGACGCCGCGCGGAGCCTCGCCGACGCCTTCGAGCTCGACGTCCAGCAGAAGGTCGCCCACCTCTCCCGCGGCCAGACGTCGATGGTCGGCGCGATCATCGGCCTCGCCGCGCGGGCGCCGATCACGCTCCTCGACGAGACCTACATCGGCATGGACGCCCCGAATCGGCAGACGTTCTACGACGCGCTGCTGGCCGACTACGCCGCGCACCCCCGCACCATCGTCATCTCCAGCCACCTGATCTCCGAGGTGGAGCGGATGTTCGAGGACGTCGTGATCCTCGACGCCGGCCGCGTGCTCGTCGCCGGCGACGCCGACGACGTCCGCGCCGGCGGCCTCAGCCTCACCGGCCGCGCGAGCGACCTCGAGCGCCTGGTCGGCACCAGGGAGGTGCTCGCTCGTCGCGATCTCGGTCCGACGGCGCAGCTCACCGTCCGCACGGCCGCGGGCGACGACGGCGCCACCCTGGCGGCCCTCGCCCGCGAGCAGGGGATCGACGTCGGCGGCGTCTCCCTGCAGGACCTCTTCGTCGACCTCACCCGCCGCTCCCCGAAGGAGGAGTCATGA
- the ftsX gene encoding permease-like cell division protein FtsX — MSRLRFVLGEIGQGLRRNLSMAVSVVLVTFVSLTFVGSASLLQMQIGKMKGEWYDRVEVSVFLCPTGPPRVETCAGGEATEEQITEIRGILEAPAMQPYVEEVFFETKEQAYEAVREQAGEEDWFELLDVDQMQASFRVKLTDPTQIDIVMDEVAGRTGVEEVLDQREIFQPIFLVMNRATVLSVGLAVVMTITAVLLITTTIRLSAMSRRRETEIMRFVGASNFFIQLPFMLEGALAALLGAVLATGTLWFGVRYGVEDWLSGQVGFVTDYVTTAEVWLIAPALAGIGIAIAAISSLVSLSRYTKV, encoded by the coding sequence ATGAGCCGCCTCAGATTCGTCCTCGGCGAGATCGGCCAGGGACTGCGGCGCAACCTCTCGATGGCGGTGTCGGTCGTGCTCGTCACCTTCGTCTCCCTCACGTTCGTCGGCTCCGCCTCCCTCCTGCAGATGCAGATCGGCAAGATGAAGGGCGAGTGGTACGACCGCGTCGAGGTGTCGGTCTTCCTCTGCCCCACGGGCCCCCCGCGCGTGGAGACCTGTGCCGGTGGCGAGGCCACCGAGGAGCAGATCACGGAGATCCGCGGCATCCTCGAGGCGCCGGCGATGCAGCCCTACGTCGAGGAGGTCTTCTTCGAGACGAAGGAGCAGGCCTACGAGGCCGTGCGCGAGCAGGCCGGCGAGGAGGACTGGTTCGAGCTGCTCGACGTCGACCAGATGCAGGCGTCCTTCCGCGTCAAGCTCACCGATCCCACCCAGATCGACATCGTGATGGACGAGGTGGCTGGCAGGACCGGTGTCGAGGAGGTCCTCGACCAGCGCGAGATCTTCCAACCGATCTTCCTCGTGATGAACCGCGCGACCGTGCTGTCCGTGGGGCTGGCGGTCGTCATGACGATCACCGCCGTGCTCCTCATCACCACCACGATCCGGCTGTCGGCCATGAGTCGACGGCGGGAGACCGAGATCATGCGCTTCGTCGGCGCCTCCAACTTCTTCATCCAGCTGCCGTTCATGCTCGAGGGCGCGCTGGCCGCGCTCCTGGGGGCCGTCCTCGCGACGGGCACGCTCTGGTTCGGGGTCAGGTACGGGGTGGAGGACTGGCTCAGCGGCCAGGTCGGCTTCGTCACCGACTACGTCACGACGGCGGAGGTCTGGCTCATCGCGCCCGCCCTCGCCGGCATCGGCATCGCCATCGCCGCCATCAGCTCGCTCGTGAGCCTGTCCCGCTACACCAAGGTCTGA
- a CDS encoding murein hydrolase activator EnvC family protein: MTYRTRVGAVVLAAVLLVTGAGVAQADNLEDLQSQREANKTEQERLSSELEGTDASLQTVYLELTRLEGEIPIAQAELDQAEEDLAAAERHQTSVTDRLTVAETEAGTLTIEIEDSKTQIASTEDGIGELARSTHRGGDGFTALRVVLDANSPEEFATRTSAVNSAMRSQGQVLDELETTAATQRNSQSRLDAVNVRIGELKIEADEAVVAADDARVDAQSHRDELASLKEQEGAKKTELEGYKDSIEVQQQEIAADNATLDAEIQAIFEAQAAERARQAEEKRKADEAAAAEAAAAAEAERQRQAEAAANRPTNAPAPAPAPAPAPAPPASTGGSGLIPPVPAPFHVTSPFGMRIYPMNGGRYMHNGTDIRSACGNAQVSAGNGTVVGVRPARGNGTHGNQVLIDHGVINGDSYVSVYNHLSRFAVSNGQSISQGAVLGYTGMTGAVTGCHVHVEVWRNGTPINPENLPGWNRSN; this comes from the coding sequence ATGACCTACCGCACCCGCGTCGGTGCCGTCGTGCTCGCCGCCGTCCTGCTCGTCACGGGGGCCGGGGTGGCGCAGGCCGACAACCTCGAGGACCTCCAGAGCCAGCGCGAGGCGAACAAGACCGAGCAGGAGCGTCTGTCCTCCGAGCTCGAGGGCACCGACGCCTCCCTGCAGACCGTCTACCTCGAGCTCACGCGCCTCGAGGGCGAGATCCCGATCGCCCAGGCCGAGCTCGACCAGGCCGAGGAGGACCTCGCGGCCGCCGAGCGTCACCAGACGTCCGTGACCGACCGGCTGACGGTCGCCGAGACCGAGGCCGGCACGCTCACGATCGAGATCGAGGACTCCAAGACCCAGATCGCCAGCACCGAGGACGGGATCGGGGAGCTCGCTCGCTCCACGCACCGCGGCGGCGACGGCTTCACCGCGCTGCGGGTGGTGCTCGACGCCAACAGCCCGGAGGAGTTCGCGACCCGCACCTCGGCCGTGAACTCGGCCATGCGCTCGCAGGGACAGGTGCTCGACGAGCTCGAGACCACGGCCGCGACCCAGCGCAACTCCCAGTCCCGCCTCGACGCGGTCAACGTCCGCATCGGCGAGCTGAAGATCGAGGCGGACGAGGCCGTCGTGGCTGCTGACGACGCCCGCGTCGACGCCCAGAGCCACCGCGACGAGCTCGCCTCGCTCAAGGAGCAGGAGGGCGCGAAGAAGACGGAGCTCGAGGGCTACAAGGACTCGATCGAGGTGCAGCAGCAGGAGATCGCGGCCGACAACGCCACGCTCGACGCCGAGATCCAGGCGATCTTCGAGGCCCAGGCCGCCGAGCGCGCGCGTCAGGCGGAGGAGAAGCGCAAGGCGGACGAGGCGGCGGCCGCCGAGGCGGCCGCTGCGGCCGAGGCCGAGCGTCAGCGCCAGGCCGAGGCGGCGGCCAACCGCCCGACCAACGCCCCCGCCCCCGCGCCGGCCCCGGCGCCCGCCCCCGCACCCCCGGCCAGCACCGGCGGGTCCGGGCTGATCCCGCCGGTCCCGGCGCCGTTCCACGTCACCTCCCCGTTCGGCATGCGGATCTACCCGATGAACGGTGGCCGCTACATGCACAACGGCACCGACATCCGCTCGGCCTGCGGCAACGCCCAGGTCTCCGCGGGCAACGGCACCGTCGTCGGCGTGCGCCCCGCGCGGGGCAACGGCACGCACGGCAACCAGGTGCTGATCGACCACGGCGTCATCAACGGCGACTCCTACGTCTCGGTCTACAACCACCTCTCGCGGTTCGCGGTGAGCAACGGCCAGTCGATCTCGCAGGGGGCCGTGCTCGGCTACACCGGCATGACCGGCGCCGTCACCGGCTGCCACGTGCACGTCGAGGTCTGGCGCAACGGCACGCCCATCAACCCGGAGAACCTCCCGGGCTGGAACCGCTCCAACTGA
- a CDS encoding DUF6882 domain-containing protein — MRSPGLRALVDDAAFLSHEAQLHLTDLHGEDARWGVDLAAGTFSFDGEHQATYPVQLLGSAAPGPRSWLWGWANPSGYSPQVLRAATATREVGERYGIAELTSGEVAFDPADAPGAPQEPTPGYALSADLARAAAIASGTWFTYSGAVAGGTRVWMLLEGLTLPPATFPRVGRLLPEVLSTGAVTDHRRALSSYAVLRDLGWDGTTLSLADGAFAFTFDDAGRITNIHGSSQATDRA; from the coding sequence ATGCGTTCCCCCGGCCTGCGGGCACTGGTCGACGACGCCGCGTTCCTCTCCCACGAGGCGCAGCTCCACCTGACCGACCTGCACGGTGAGGACGCCCGGTGGGGCGTCGACCTGGCGGCCGGCACGTTCAGCTTCGACGGCGAGCACCAGGCGACCTACCCGGTCCAGCTGCTGGGGTCGGCGGCCCCCGGGCCGCGCTCGTGGCTCTGGGGCTGGGCCAACCCGTCCGGGTACTCCCCGCAGGTGCTGCGCGCCGCGACGGCGACCCGTGAGGTCGGGGAGCGGTACGGGATCGCGGAGCTCACCTCCGGCGAGGTGGCCTTCGACCCCGCCGACGCCCCCGGCGCCCCGCAGGAGCCCACCCCCGGCTACGCCCTCTCGGCCGACCTCGCACGGGCCGCCGCGATCGCGTCGGGCACCTGGTTCACCTACTCCGGCGCCGTCGCCGGCGGCACCCGCGTGTGGATGCTGCTGGAGGGGCTGACGCTGCCTCCCGCCACGTTCCCGCGCGTGGGGCGGCTGCTGCCCGAGGTCCTGAGCACGGGCGCCGTCACCGACCACCGGCGCGCCCTGTCGAGCTACGCCGTGCTGCGCGACCTGGGCTGGGACGGCACGACCCTGTCGCTCGCGGACGGCGCCTTCGCGTTCACGTTCGACGACGCCGGGCGGATCACGAACATCCACGGCAGCTCGCAGGCGACGGACCGGGCGTAA
- a CDS encoding DoxX family membrane protein, which produces MSAALHRLPLRATSGAFILNSGIGKLALDAESAAGLQAMASNAFPQVKELKPEEFGKLLAVAETALGAALLLPFVPRVVAGLGLTAFSGGLLWMYHKTPGLTVDGVRPSPEGIGIAKDVFLLGIGLALLLDNRRKK; this is translated from the coding sequence GTGTCCGCTGCCCTGCACCGTCTCCCGCTCCGCGCCACGTCCGGTGCGTTCATCCTCAACTCGGGGATCGGCAAGCTCGCGCTCGACGCCGAGTCGGCGGCCGGCCTCCAGGCGATGGCGTCGAACGCCTTCCCGCAGGTCAAGGAGCTCAAGCCCGAGGAGTTCGGCAAGCTGCTCGCCGTCGCGGAGACCGCCCTCGGGGCGGCGCTGCTGCTGCCGTTCGTCCCGCGCGTGGTCGCCGGCCTCGGCCTGACGGCCTTCTCCGGCGGCCTGCTGTGGATGTACCACAAGACCCCCGGCCTGACCGTGGACGGCGTCCGCCCGAGCCCGGAGGGCATCGGCATCGCCAAGGACGTCTTCCTCCTCGGCATCGGGCTCGCGCTGCTGCTGGACAACCGGCGCAAGAAGTAG
- a CDS encoding LLM class flavin-dependent oxidoreductase, producing the protein MTAMELGIYTFGDVSDGDDAATTLRNVLERVRLAEEVGLDYVGLGEHHRAEYAISSPATVISAALAQTSRIRVGSAVTVLSTEDPVRVYQQFATMDAFSGGRAELLAGRGSFIESYPLFGADLEDYDELYDEKIQLLLALDDAGAHDESITWSGRFRPALRDAVVLPRPADVTGRGRHLNLALATGGNPQSSVRAAVLGLPINYAIIGGRPSQFAPLASLYRREFRARAAFPTATPAVTLSGFGFVGADARSAREAFYPYWHRSMSAIARERGFAAPNKITFEATAAPDGAYAVGSAQEVADKVVRTHGAVGHTRQIFQMDVAGMPQVEQLRAIERLGTEVKPLVDAALAAA; encoded by the coding sequence ATGACCGCCATGGAGCTCGGGATCTACACCTTCGGCGACGTCTCCGACGGGGACGACGCCGCGACCACGCTGCGCAACGTGCTGGAGCGCGTCCGGCTCGCCGAGGAGGTGGGGCTGGACTACGTCGGCCTGGGTGAGCACCACCGCGCCGAGTACGCCATCTCCTCGCCGGCCACCGTGATCTCCGCGGCCCTCGCGCAGACCAGCCGCATCCGTGTGGGCAGCGCCGTCACGGTGCTGTCGACGGAGGACCCCGTCCGGGTCTACCAGCAGTTCGCCACGATGGACGCCTTCTCCGGCGGCCGGGCGGAGCTGCTCGCCGGCCGCGGTTCGTTCATCGAGTCCTACCCGCTGTTCGGGGCGGATCTCGAGGACTACGACGAGCTGTACGACGAGAAGATCCAGCTGCTCCTCGCGCTCGACGACGCCGGCGCGCACGACGAGTCGATCACCTGGTCCGGGCGGTTCCGGCCCGCCCTGCGCGACGCCGTCGTGCTCCCGCGGCCTGCGGACGTGACCGGCCGCGGCCGCCACCTCAACCTCGCCCTCGCGACGGGCGGCAACCCGCAGTCCTCCGTCCGCGCCGCGGTGCTCGGCCTCCCGATCAACTACGCGATCATCGGCGGGAGGCCGAGCCAGTTCGCTCCGCTCGCCTCCCTGTACCGGCGGGAGTTCCGCGCCCGTGCGGCGTTCCCGACGGCGACCCCCGCGGTCACGCTGTCGGGCTTCGGCTTCGTGGGGGCTGACGCCCGCTCGGCGCGGGAGGCGTTCTACCCGTACTGGCACCGCAGCATGAGCGCGATCGCCCGGGAGCGCGGCTTCGCGGCGCCGAACAAGATCACCTTCGAGGCGACGGCGGCGCCGGACGGGGCGTACGCCGTCGGGAGCGCGCAGGAGGTGGCCGACAAGGTGGTGCGCACGCACGGCGCCGTCGGCCACACCAGGCAGATCTTCCAGATGGACGTCGCGGGCATGCCGCAGGTCGAGCAGCTCCGGGCGATCGAGCGGCTCGGCACCGAGGTGAAGCCGCTCGTGGACGCCGCGCTGGCGGCGGCCTGA